The following proteins are co-located in the Armatimonadota bacterium genome:
- the lexA gene encoding transcriptional repressor LexA, which translates to MERLTERQKSILSGIHEIYRATGAPPTVRELGQRVGLSSSCTVQRHLDALERKGYIRRNRTKARSVEIIRSHDPAMVRRPSVSVPLVGQVAAGQPILAEENIEEVYALPADLVSGEGTFMLRVKGDSMIEAGLFDGDFVVVEKQSAAADGDVVVALLEDEATVKRFYRENGRIRLQPANSTMEPIYADADRVAIIGKVILGLRRF; encoded by the coding sequence ATGGAGCGGCTGACAGAACGCCAGAAGAGCATACTGAGCGGTATCCACGAGATATACCGCGCGACGGGGGCTCCGCCGACGGTGCGCGAGTTGGGGCAGCGCGTGGGTCTGAGCTCGAGCTGCACCGTCCAGCGGCATCTCGATGCCCTGGAGCGCAAGGGGTACATTCGCCGCAACCGCACCAAGGCGCGGTCGGTGGAGATCATCCGCAGCCACGATCCGGCGATGGTGCGGCGGCCGAGCGTGAGCGTGCCCCTGGTCGGGCAGGTCGCAGCCGGCCAGCCGATCCTGGCCGAGGAGAACATCGAGGAAGTCTATGCCCTGCCCGCCGACCTCGTCAGCGGCGAGGGCACCTTCATGCTGCGGGTCAAGGGCGACAGCATGATCGAGGCGGGGCTCTTCGATGGCGACTTCGTGGTCGTGGAGAAGCAATCAGCGGCGGCCGACGGCGACGTGGTGGTGGCGCTGCTGGAGGACGAGGCGACGGTCAAGCGGTTCTATCGCGAGAACGGCCGCATACGCCTGCAGCCGGCGAACTCCACCATGGAGCCCATCTACGCCGACGCGGATCGAGTCGCGATCATCGGCAAGGTCATCCTCGGCCTGCGCCGGTTCTGA